The DNA sequence GCAGGATAGGAAGCAGCTTAGAGTTCTCCAGAGGTCAGACTGGAGCAGGCTGTGACTCACCAGGGCAAACAGGACCCTGACTGGTATGGTCAAGAGGTTTGTTTAGTCTGTATGCCCCCGCAGAGAGAGCAATTAGCCTCGGAGAATGAGTGAGACTGCTGAAGTCAGTAAAGCATACCTGCTGACTGGTTGTGAGGCCCAACAAACACTATGCTAAAGGTTTGCACCTCAGACCATtaggtatgtgtatatatataattatttttttcGTGCACATATCTTTTATTAAATCCTTCTTAAGTCAGCTTTTTAaagttaaaatgttttaagctcagctccaccctgctccatatatatatatatatatatatatatatatatatatatatatatatatatatgcaaaaaTTTCTTTTTCATGTGCCATACATACACGGGGCAGTGGAGACGGTTTTGATCACGTGTTCTTAATGTCCCTTGTTTAAAGGGTGAACCTTGTTAAAGGAGCACATGATGGCTGCAGTGGGCGGACTGGTGTGCTGAAGCCCTTAATCCTTCTCTCTGTGTAAACATACGTGTTTGCATCAGTAAAACAGACAGAtaagacacacaaacaccatcagGTCCAGCAGGAAGCTGCAACTAACAATCAGCATTAGTAAAATGACATTGTGTTTTTACGAGACCACTTACACAAAGTCACTGGGCCTACTGACTGAACATCCAAAAGCATTTCCCCTGTTCACACACGATTCATATTTATTGATGTTTCTGTGAAAAACTCCCTTCATATATCATTGGTTGCATCATGTCCTCATTTAGAAAGCATTGGCATTAAATATTCTTAACTCAAGAATCACAGCGCAAGCCTAATTAAGATACAGTTAGAGCGTCAGGACAGAACATCATGAATATTTGGCTGGTATGTGTTAAATTATATTTGttcatatattttgtttttcatttttcatcaAATATTTAAGTACAGTTATATATTTCAGGTATGATGACCTACTTTTTGCATGTATTCTGTCTTTCAGGGTGGTCCGAGTGGTTGTAGAGAATCTTTGAAATTGATGCCAGACACACTCCTCATGAACTGATATTTGTTGAAGCAGCATTTAAAAGGAGAAGGTGGGGGGATAATTAGCTACCAAACCACCAAAGCCATTGAGAACTGGATCCCCCTGCGATTCCTATATGACAATCTCTGAAACCATGGCTAGAAGCTTTATTGATTCATTGCTATATTTTTCTTTCACCCATGTTGTTTCATGTGATCTCATTTCAGCCTCTTCCTCATTGTGCACCACAATGGTTTTCTCACCCTTTTCTCATGATTCATTATCTGAAGCTCCTTTGGATTCAAGGCAGCTCCGGACCGATTGGTGGTCAGTTACTCAAATCTACTAACCGGCACTATCGCACAGGCACCATGTTCAGTGCCAAaaaaagtgaaaaataagatacagatacagacagatatatatatatatatatatatatatatatatatatatatatatatatatatatatatatatatatagaggtagagacagatagatagagacaGATATCTGCATTTAGATTTCCATACAGCAAGGATGGGCTCCTGTGTAAAGAGGTGGAGAGTTagtcaaaatagacaaaatagaCAGACGGTAGACTGTagtcaaaatgaaataaaaatggtGGAGCATAGAGGTGGAACACTGAAACAAATGTAGCATCGCATGTGAAGCAGAGGGAGACTGCTGCTTAATCCCCCTTTTGTTCCCCTCTGCTGCAGTTGTGCGTACTGAGTGGTCTTTAACCGTAATGCGCCCCCTTGTGGTCATATTAAGAAGCGGTCATCCATCGCGTGTGCTTGCACCCCGTCAGCTGTGCCCATCCCCCAATGCGAACCCTCGGCGGAACATCCGTGTGAATAATTGAAGCAGATTGGTCTCCATACAGAGGCTGAAGGGGTTTTGATGGGATCTGCTAATCCACTAACAGTGAGCTCCAACGCGTGCAGTATTCCGTCAACTAGGGACTCTAAAGCCGACTGAAGAAAGCCCCTCAGAGCAGACGGACCCAGGGCGCAACCTGGGCTGCAGTAGGAATGTTTTGCGAGAGTTGCAGTCATGCTACATCCATAATGCTCCACATGAATAGTGTCCTGGCTGTTCCGAGATACTCTTCTTCTTTGAGACACATTCACTATCCTCTCAAGTCTGTGCAGTGGTGTCTGCTTCACTAAACAAGACGCTGATCTGATAAGGAGCCTCCCGCACCCCTACTCACGCACTCTTATCTTATTATCGTTCTTACTAATGACACTAGAATGAGCTCATCCAGAACTGTCATGGAGTGGAACACGGCAAGCTCTCATTTAAGGCAAATGTCTGATTTGATTTAGACCTCGAGCTTGCTTTTGCGAAACATGGTTAGGAACAGGACATGGAATTTAAAGAAATTCAATTTAAAAGGTTCCATTTGCTCAGGCTGCTTTTGCTTGGCCGACTTGCTTTGCTACAGCTGCAGTATCAAATCAGGAATCAGCTTTTCGGTATgtgctgccctctgctggtgtgtgtggtgaagttCAGGTTTTAACCAAATTTCATGAGCAGAAATAGGGCTGATTGGTTTGCAGCATCGCAGTGCATGATCACGGTCTGGTATCAGAGGTGGATCCGAGTGTTTAATGCTGAATTATTCTTTATTATTCGATCAATCTATAAAGCTTGCTGTGCACAGCAGCAATAATGTCTGACAAAAAAGTATTCAATGCATTTATTAATTTGCAAAGGATCTAAAAACaatcaacaacaaaacaacaatagTTTGACTATTCCCTCTCccatttaaaaaattaaaaccataactttaaataaacacacaaaaacctTTTCAGTTCCTCCAAGTGAGAACTCCACAGAGTTCCCACCCGAATGAACCAGGTACAGTGTGTATTCAGAGACCACAAAAAGTCTTAAAACAACTGATCAAATGAGAATCTTTGCTAGAATTGGCCAGCATGTGTACGGATTTCCactcaaacaacaacaacaacaaaaagaataaataaaacattccaCTCAAATCAAGGAACGTTCAAAGATTTACTGAAATAGTCAGCGATTTTGGCAAAAAGTGATGCTCCGTCCATGAATGTGGGTTAGTCTTCCCAGCCATAAAATTATAAGGGTCCCCCGTAAGGGTTCTCTTCCGTCCCAACATTCACCTAAAACAGCCTGAATCAAGTCAGCGAGCCTGTAAAATCAGATCCATGCGTTGGTTCCAGACCCAAGGGAGAGGATGGAGCGTGTGTGCGTGCCCCGTGGTCCAGCACAGAGCTCACATGCGGTGAATGCGTGCGTGATCCATGAACTGCGTGAGGTTCTGCAGGTTGTCCCACCACGTGAAGAGGAAGGTGCGGGCGATGAGGCTGAACCACGGGGTCACCTgcacctcccccctccccgcCTTCTCCAGCACCTCCCTCAGCTCCTCCCTGGAGACGTAGCAGTGGCTCTTCACCTCGTTGGGGTCCGGCTGCAGCTTCACGTCCTTCTGCAGGAACAGGATGTAGTCGATCTCATGCTCCCCCCACACGCCGTCCGACTGAGCCTTGTAGTGGATGCGGGTCAAATAGGTCATCTCCTCCGGGGTCACCTAGCAACAAAGCAGGGAGGGAGCAGTGATAGGCCAGTACTCAGTGCCCCTTAATCCTTATAGTGAATATAGATGTCTTGATATCATTAAGAGATTTTAACAAGCCTCCCTCATGCTTGGCCTTGTAAACATGAATATGTATTGTTCATAAAAGAAGAGGGACACGCCCCTTTGCTGATGTTTGATCCACAGGCAACGTCCTCGTCCTTCATCCCAATTAGGTTATACAGTCTAGTGTTCACTGCTTACATAAGTAAACCGAagatcattaatataaaattttgattgtgtgtgtgtgtgcgcgcgcgcccaGGGGCTGTGGTTTTGATGGAAGTCCAGGTCACATGACCAGAAGGGCACAATGAGATTATAGCtgggtctctcacacacacacacacacacacacacacacttgcgctGGCCACCACAGTACCTGCTCCATGGGGATGCCCAGCTCCGCCTGCAGCCTCCTCTGTGCGGCCCGCCGGACCCCGAGGGCGTCCCGCTCCTCCAGCTCACTCGGGCTGTGCAGCGGGTGACTGCAGCAGGTGTTGGTGAAACACCCTGCACAAAaagcacaagaacacacacgttACTCAGGAGACTGCAGCGCATGTCCACGACTGCTCAGGAGAACCTGTGGCAGCCAAGCACTGCACAGGAAATGACATGCATGCGACCGGCAACATGCATGCGACAGGTGGTGTAAGGCGTGTCTAGTCTCATCCAGCACCGCCCCGAGCTTCAGGTTCTGACCCAGGCTTCACGCTGCAAACCAGTGTATACCTCGTTCCTTGGCACAGTTAGCAGTTCATTAGCATCTCTGATGAGTGCCTTCAACTGACTGCACTTGTGTTTAGTTAGTTCTCAGTAGTGACCGCAAATCTGATTGGTGTTTTGAAGGCAAAGTTTTGATCTGAGAAAAAGATGCCATGTGTTCAGGTTTTTGGCCTTTTTTGCAATAGAAGCTCATTAAATGATTACATTTTTAAGAGTCAGTGTTAACACTCTGAATACACTCATTTTGTTGCAATTCATACAACAAAAGCCATTTGGAACATTAAAGAAAAAACACATTAATAGTGAACTAGAGCTATTCTAAATAGTGTTTTAGCAAACGTAAGAATGTAAAAGGATTTAGGAATAAAAAAATTTTTCCCTGTAATGAGTATGTTCACTCAGCGGAGTGGATTCACATGAAAACCACAAGAAATCCGCCCACGATGAAAGACGCCTGTGATCAGTTTTAGCCTAAAGTGGCTCACTTATGTGGTAAAGGCTTTATGACAAAACATCATAAAGCACCTTAGTCAACATTTTTGGTTTTTTAATCACACCATTACATTTACTAATTGCCTGTTGCATTTTTAATAATGCTTCCATAGGAAGTTAGAATTTGATGTTCTTCCAAGGTGCCAGacatttgaaaacaacaaagaaaCAAGCAAGCCAAACAATGCTGACA is a window from the Brachyhypopomus gauderio isolate BG-103 chromosome 13, BGAUD_0.2, whole genome shotgun sequence genome containing:
- the idi1 gene encoding isopentenyl-diphosphate Delta-isomerase 1, translating into MARAVWAGLRTVYYSRRTLKANVPSVGSRTSSHSIWRVLSRDLGASVSMPEVNMQNLDQKQVQLLAEMCILVDEDDKKIGADTKKNCHLNSNINNGLLHRAFSVFLFNSEEKLLLQQRSDAKITFPGCFTNTCCSHPLHSPSELEERDALGVRRAAQRRLQAELGIPMEQVTPEEMTYLTRIHYKAQSDGVWGEHEIDYILFLQKDVKLQPDPNEVKSHCYVSREELREVLEKAGRGEVQVTPWFSLIARTFLFTWWDNLQNLTQFMDHARIHRM